The region TGCGTCCGAGGATGACGTGCCCCTGCGGGATGACGCTGCTCAACGGTGGTCCTCTCGTGCCGCGGGCGGTGGGGGTGCGGTGGGGGCTGTGGTGGGGCGAGGGGGCTGAGGCGGCCGGAACGAACGAACCGCCCGCCCCGGGCGGGGCAGGCGGTTCGTCACGACGACGGCCGTCGTGGTGAGGGTCAGCGGCGGTCGACGTCGACGACGTCGATGCGCACCGGCGTGGTGGTCAGCGACCCGACCACGGTGCGCAGCGCGCGCGCCGTGCGACCGGCGCGTCCGATGACCCGGCCGAGGTCGGCGGGGTTGACGCGCAGCTCGAGGAGCTCACCGCGTCGCGCGGGGCGCGCGGTGACCCGGACGTCGTCCGGGTTGTCCACGATGCCGCGGACGAGGTGCTCCAGCGCGTCGGCCAGCACGGGTCTCAGGCCTCGTCAGACTCGGCCGGAGCGTCGGCGTCGGCCTTCGCAGCAGCGGCGTCGGCGGCGGCCTTCTTCTCCGAGGCCTTGGCCTTGCGGAGCTCGGCGTCGGCGTCCGCGGCGGCGATCGCGTCGGCGGCGGCGGTGCTCTCACCGGCGCCGGCCTTGGTGCGCAGGGTCCCCTCGGCGCCCGGCAGGCCCTTGGCCTTCTGCCAGTCACCGGTGACCTTCAGCAGCGCGAGGACCTGCTCGGTCGGCTGCGCGCCGACACCGAGCCAGTACTGCGCACGCTCGGAGGAGATGTCGATGAGCGACGGCTCCTCGGTGGGGTGGTACTTGCCGATCTCCTCGATCACACGACCGTCCCGACGGGTGCGGGAGTCGGCGACGACGACGCGGTAGTAGGGGGCGCGGATCTTGCCCAGGCGCTTGAGGCGAATCTTGACTGCCACGGTGGTGGTACTCCTGATGAGGTTGGGATGAGTGCGACTCCTGCGGGCGTGGGGCACCCACCGACTCGAAGCTCGGGACACGACCCACCGCGGAGAGAGGGCCGCGACGGCCGGGTTCAACCGGACATTCTGCCAGACGCGGCGCCGTGCTGCCGCACCGGACAGGCCCGGCTGGGTCGGCGGCGGCGTCAGCGGCCGAAGAGCTTGCCGAGACCCTCGGGGATCTCGAGCTTGCCGGGGTTCTCCTGCGGCGCACCGAGCCCGAACGCCGAGCCCGACGGCGCCGCCGCCGACTTCTCCTCCGCCGCCCGCGCCGCCGCGGCGCGCTTGGCCGGGTTCCCGCTCTTCGACTTCTTCCCGCGCTGCACCGGCGCGGCCATGCGGCCCTTGGACTTCTTGCCACCGCCGGGCAGCGACCCCATGCCGAAGCCGCCCGGGCCGCCACCCATGCCCGGCATCCCGGGCATGCCGCCACCCTTCGCCATGGATCGCATCATCGTCTTGGCCTGGTCGAACCGGTCGAGGAGACCGTTGACCTCGGTCACGGTCGTCCCGGAGCCCCGCGCGATGCGGGAGCGGCGCGAACCGTTGAGGATCTTGGGGTTGGTGCGCTCC is a window of Litorihabitans aurantiacus DNA encoding:
- a CDS encoding RNA-binding protein: MLADALEHLVRGIVDNPDDVRVTARPARRGELLELRVNPADLGRVIGRAGRTARALRTVVGSLTTTPVRIDVVDVDRR
- the rpsP gene encoding 30S ribosomal protein S16; this translates as MAVKIRLKRLGKIRAPYYRVVVADSRTRRDGRVIEEIGKYHPTEEPSLIDISSERAQYWLGVGAQPTEQVLALLKVTGDWQKAKGLPGAEGTLRTKAGAGESTAAADAIAAADADAELRKAKASEKKAAADAAAAKADADAPAESDEA